The following proteins come from a genomic window of Citrobacter europaeus:
- the rpoH gene encoding RNA polymerase sigma factor RpoH, with amino-acid sequence MTKEMQNLALAPVGNLESYIRAANAWPMLSADEERALAEKLHYQGDLEAAKTLILSHLRFVVHVARNYAGYGLPQADLIQEGNIGLMKAVRRFNPEVGVRLVSFAVHWIKAEIHEYVLRNWRIVKVATTKAQRKLFFNLRKTKQRLGWFNQDEVEMVARELGVSSKDVREMESRMAAQDMTFDMSSDDESDSQPMAPVLYLQDKSSNFADGIEEDNWEDQAANKLTHAMEGLDERSQDIIRARWLDEDNKSTLQELADRYGVSAERVRQLEKNAMKKLRAAIEA; translated from the coding sequence ATGACCAAAGAAATGCAAAATTTAGCTTTAGCCCCTGTTGGTAACCTGGAATCTTACATCCGGGCTGCGAACGCGTGGCCGATGTTGTCGGCTGACGAGGAGCGGGCACTGGCTGAAAAGCTGCATTACCAGGGCGATCTGGAAGCAGCTAAAACGCTGATCCTGTCTCACCTGCGCTTTGTTGTTCATGTTGCTCGTAATTATGCGGGCTATGGCCTGCCGCAGGCGGATCTGATTCAGGAAGGTAATATCGGCCTGATGAAAGCCGTGCGCCGTTTCAACCCGGAAGTGGGTGTGCGCCTGGTTTCTTTCGCCGTGCACTGGATCAAAGCTGAGATCCACGAATACGTCCTGCGTAACTGGCGTATCGTTAAAGTCGCGACCACCAAAGCGCAGCGTAAACTGTTCTTTAACCTGCGTAAAACCAAGCAGCGTCTGGGCTGGTTTAACCAGGATGAAGTCGAAATGGTTGCTCGCGAACTGGGTGTTTCCAGCAAAGACGTGCGCGAAATGGAATCCCGTATGGCGGCGCAGGACATGACGTTTGACATGTCTTCAGACGATGAGTCTGACAGCCAGCCGATGGCTCCGGTGCTGTATCTGCAGGATAAATCTTCTAACTTTGCCGACGGCATTGAAGAAGATAACTGGGAAGATCAGGCCGCGAACAAACTGACCCACGCAATGGAAGGCCTGGACGAGCGTAGCCAGGACATCATTCGTGCCCGTTGGCTGGACGAAGACAACAAATCGACGTTACAGGAGCTGGCCGATCGCTACGGCGTTTCCGCTGAACGTGTTCGTCAGCTTGAAAAGAACGCCATGAAAAAACTGCGTGCGGCGATCGAAGCGTAA
- the ftsX gene encoding permease-like cell division protein FtsX → MNRRDAINQIKQFGGRLDRFRKSGGAPGDGGRNAPKRAKAAPKPNSRKTNVFNEQVRYAFQGALQDLKSKPLATFLTVMVIAISLTLPSVCYMVYKNVDHAASQYYPSPQITVYLQKTLDDDAAARVVGQLQAEQGVEKVNYLSRDDALGEFRNWSGFGGALDMLEENPLPAVAVVIPKLDFQGTESLNTLRDRIAQINGIDEVRMDDSWFARLAALTGLVGRVSAMIGVLMVAAVFLVIGNSVRLSIFARRDTINVQKLIGATDGFILRPFLYGGALLGFSGAFLSLILSEILVMRLSSAVTEVAQVFGTKFDINGLSFDECLLLLLVCSMIGWVAAWLATVQHLRHFTPD, encoded by the coding sequence ATGAATAGACGTGACGCTATTAATCAAATCAAGCAGTTCGGTGGCCGACTGGATCGCTTTCGTAAATCGGGCGGTGCGCCGGGTGACGGCGGTCGCAACGCGCCAAAGCGGGCGAAAGCTGCGCCAAAGCCGAACTCGCGTAAAACCAATGTCTTTAACGAGCAGGTACGTTATGCGTTCCAGGGCGCGTTGCAGGACCTGAAAAGCAAGCCGCTGGCGACGTTTCTGACGGTGATGGTTATTGCCATCTCCCTGACGCTGCCAAGCGTGTGCTACATGGTTTATAAGAACGTAGACCATGCGGCAAGCCAGTATTATCCGTCCCCGCAGATCACCGTTTACCTGCAAAAAACGCTGGATGATGATGCGGCGGCGCGGGTGGTGGGTCAGTTGCAGGCCGAGCAGGGCGTTGAGAAAGTGAATTATCTTTCCCGTGACGACGCGCTGGGTGAATTCCGTAACTGGTCTGGTTTTGGCGGCGCGCTGGATATGCTGGAAGAGAACCCGCTGCCGGCCGTGGCGGTGGTTATCCCTAAACTGGACTTCCAGGGGACGGAGTCGCTGAACACGCTGCGTGACCGCATCGCACAAATCAACGGTATTGATGAAGTGCGGATGGATGACAGCTGGTTCGCTCGCCTGGCGGCGCTGACGGGCCTTGTTGGACGCGTTTCCGCGATGATTGGCGTGCTGATGGTGGCGGCGGTCTTCCTCGTCATTGGTAACAGCGTACGTCTGAGTATTTTTGCGCGTCGCGATACCATTAACGTGCAGAAACTGATTGGCGCGACGGATGGATTTATCCTGCGTCCGTTCCTTTATGGTGGTGCACTGCTCGGTTTTTCCGGCGCATTTCTTTCACTGATTTTGTCAGAAATTTTGGTGATGCGTCTGTCGTCAGCGGTAACTGAAGTGGCGCAGGTTTTTGGAACCAAGTTTGATATCAACGGCTTATCATTCGACGAATGCCTGTTATTGCTGCTGGTGTGCTCGATGATTGGCTGGGTGGCAGCCTGGCTTGCCACGGTTCAACATTTACGCCACTTTACCCCCGATTAA
- a CDS encoding DUF1145 family protein, with protein MLINLGRLLMLCVWAFLLLNIFQPFPRPLNIFVNVALIFMVLMHGMQLALLKSTMPKDGPQMTGGEKIRIFLFGVFELLVWQKKIKDQLKK; from the coding sequence ATGCTGATTAACCTGGGACGCCTGCTGATGCTGTGCGTCTGGGCATTTTTACTACTGAATATTTTTCAACCCTTTCCACGCCCGCTTAACATCTTCGTTAACGTCGCACTGATATTTATGGTGCTAATGCATGGCATGCAACTGGCGCTGCTAAAAAGCACCATGCCCAAAGATGGCCCGCAGATGACCGGTGGAGAGAAAATCCGTATTTTTCTGTTCGGCGTTTTTGAACTGCTGGTGTGGCAGAAGAAGATTAAAGATCAGTTGAAGAAGTAA
- the rsmD gene encoding 16S rRNA (guanine(966)-N(2))-methyltransferase, translated as MKKPNHSGSGQIRIIGGQWRGRKLPVPDSPGLRPTTDRVRETLFNWLAPVMVDAHCLDCFAGSGALGLEALSRYAANATLLEMDRAVSQQLQKNLATLKAPHARVVNTNTLTFLAQTGTPHNVVFVDPPFRKGLLEETLTLLETHGWLANEAYIYVESEVENGLPPVPVNWSLYREKVAGQVAYRLYQREARGEYDAD; from the coding sequence ATGAAAAAACCGAATCACTCTGGTAGCGGCCAGATTCGCATTATTGGCGGGCAATGGCGTGGCCGTAAACTCCCGGTTCCGGACAGCCCTGGCCTGCGTCCGACCACTGACCGTGTACGCGAAACGTTGTTTAACTGGCTGGCCCCGGTAATGGTCGATGCCCACTGCCTGGACTGCTTCGCCGGCAGCGGCGCGCTGGGTCTGGAAGCTCTCTCTCGCTATGCGGCAAATGCGACGCTTCTGGAGATGGATCGCGCGGTATCTCAGCAGCTACAAAAGAATCTCGCCACGCTGAAAGCCCCCCATGCCCGCGTCGTCAATACCAATACGCTGACATTTTTGGCCCAGACGGGTACGCCGCATAACGTGGTATTTGTTGACCCGCCGTTCCGCAAAGGATTACTGGAAGAAACATTAACTCTTCTGGAAACTCATGGCTGGCTGGCAAATGAAGCGTATATTTACGTTGAAAGCGAAGTAGAAAACGGTTTGCCGCCGGTTCCGGTAAACTGGTCGCTATACCGTGAAAAAGTCGCCGGACAGGTCGCCTATCGCCTGTACCAACGTGAAGCACGAGGAGAATACGATGCTGATTAA
- the ftsY gene encoding signal recognition particle-docking protein FtsY yields the protein MAKEKKRGFFSWLGFGQKEQAPENETEVKNEEQQPVAEETTVVDEQPHVEETRSEAETQAFAAEVVEVTEQVAEIEKLQPEDEPVAEQAQLEIEPVAETVVETPAAVVIEREELPLPEEVKTEDVSAEEWQAEAETVEIVEAAEEEAENEPQLTDEELEAQALAAEAAEEAVIVVPVEEPAVEEPVKEEAVQEQEKPTKEGFFARLKRSLLKTKENLGSGFISLFRGKKIDDDLFEELEEQLLIADVGVETTRKIIANLTEGASRKQLKDAEALYGLLKDEMGEILAKVDEPLNVDGKTPFVILMVGVNGVGKTTTIGKLARQFEQQGKSVMLAAGDTFRAAAVEQLQVWGQRNNIPVIAQHTGADSASVIFDAIQAAKARNVDVLIADTAGRLQNKSHLMEELKKIVRVMKKLDEDAPHEVMLTIDASTGQNAISQAKLFHEAVGLTGITLTKLDGTAKGGVIFSVADQFGIPIRYIGVGERIEDLRPFKADDFIEALFARED from the coding sequence ATGGCGAAAGAGAAAAAACGTGGCTTTTTTTCCTGGCTGGGCTTTGGTCAAAAAGAGCAGGCACCGGAAAACGAGACAGAAGTAAAAAACGAAGAACAACAACCGGTTGCTGAAGAAACTACCGTCGTTGACGAACAACCGCACGTCGAGGAAACCCGTAGCGAGGCTGAAACGCAAGCCTTTGCAGCTGAAGTCGTTGAAGTAACTGAACAGGTTGCGGAAATCGAAAAACTGCAGCCGGAAGACGAACCTGTCGCCGAACAAGCGCAACTGGAGATTGAGCCGGTTGCTGAAACTGTAGTGGAAACGCCAGCAGCGGTGGTCATCGAACGCGAAGAATTGCCGCTGCCGGAAGAGGTTAAAACCGAAGATGTTTCTGCCGAAGAGTGGCAGGCCGAAGCGGAAACCGTGGAAATCGTTGAGGCGGCTGAAGAAGAAGCTGAAAACGAACCGCAACTGACCGACGAAGAGCTGGAAGCACAAGCGCTGGCCGCTGAGGCTGCTGAAGAAGCCGTCATAGTGGTGCCGGTAGAAGAACCAGCCGTTGAAGAACCGGTAAAAGAAGAGGCAGTCCAGGAGCAGGAAAAACCAACTAAAGAAGGTTTCTTTGCGCGCCTGAAACGCAGCCTGCTGAAAACAAAAGAAAACCTCGGTTCCGGATTTATCAGTCTGTTCCGTGGTAAAAAGATCGACGATGATCTGTTTGAAGAGCTGGAAGAGCAGTTGCTCATCGCCGACGTGGGCGTAGAAACGACCCGCAAGATCATTGCGAATCTGACGGAAGGCGCCAGTCGCAAGCAGCTTAAAGACGCGGAAGCGCTGTACGGTTTGCTGAAAGACGAGATGGGCGAGATTCTGGCGAAGGTTGACGAACCGCTGAATGTTGATGGCAAAACACCCTTTGTTATCTTAATGGTTGGCGTCAACGGCGTGGGCAAAACCACCACTATCGGTAAGCTGGCGCGTCAGTTTGAGCAACAGGGTAAATCGGTCATGCTGGCGGCGGGCGATACTTTCCGTGCGGCGGCGGTAGAACAGCTGCAGGTCTGGGGTCAGCGTAACAATATCCCGGTGATTGCTCAGCATACCGGTGCGGATTCTGCGTCCGTTATCTTTGATGCCATCCAGGCGGCGAAGGCGCGTAACGTAGACGTGCTGATCGCTGATACCGCAGGGCGTTTGCAGAATAAATCGCACCTGATGGAAGAATTGAAAAAAATCGTTCGCGTCATGAAGAAGCTGGACGAAGATGCGCCGCATGAAGTTATGCTGACTATCGACGCCAGCACCGGGCAGAATGCGATAAGCCAGGCCAAACTGTTCCATGAAGCGGTGGGCTTAACCGGTATCACCCTGACCAAGCTGGACGGTACGGCGAAGGGCGGGGTCATCTTCTCGGTTGCCGATCAGTTTGGCATCCCTATCCGTTATATCGGTGTGGGCGAACGTATCGAGGATTTACGTCCGTTTAAAGCGGACGATTTTATAGAGGCACTTTTTGCCCGAGAGGATTAA
- the tusA gene encoding sulfurtransferase TusA, with product MSDLFTSPDHTLDAQGLRCPEPVMMVRKTVRGMQAGETLLIVADDPATTRDIPGFCTFMEHELVAKETDSLPYRYLVRKGQ from the coding sequence ATGAGCGATCTGTTTACCTCTCCCGACCATACTCTTGATGCCCAGGGGTTGCGCTGCCCGGAACCCGTAATGATGGTACGTAAAACCGTGCGCGGCATGCAGGCGGGTGAAACGCTGCTGATTGTCGCCGACGATCCGGCAACAACCCGTGACATTCCCGGCTTTTGTACCTTTATGGAACATGAGCTGGTGGCCAAAGAGACTGACTCTCTGCCGTACCGCTATCTGGTGCGCAAAGGCCAGTAA
- the zntA gene encoding Zn(II)/Cd(II)/Pb(II) translocating P-type ATPase ZntA produces the protein MSTPDIRGKKVPQFSSFKPVPAPQKVDDCCCEGSCSTPPPVSDTVQGTRYSWKVAGMDCAACARKVENAVRQVSGVNQVQVLFATEKLVVDAGSDIRQQVENAVQKAGYTLRDEHASDAAPESRFKENLPLISLIIMMAISWGLEQFNHPFGQIAFIATTLVGLYPIALQALRLMKTGSYFAIETLMSVAAIGALFIGATAEAAMVLLLFLIGERLEGWAASRARKGVSALMALKPETATRLRNGEREEVAINTLRPGDVIEVAAGGRLPADGKLVSGFASFDESALTGESIPVERATGEKVPAGATSVDRLVTLEVLSEPGASAIDRILKLIEEAEERRAPIERFIDRFSRIYTPAIMAVALLVTLVPPLLFAASWQEWIYKGLTLLLIGCPCALVISTPAAITSGLAAAARRGALIKGGAALEQLGKVTQVAFDKTGTLTVGKPRVTAIHPASGIGEAELLALAAAVEQGATHPLAQAIVREAQTRELTIPVAKEQRALVGSGIEALVNGERVLICAAGKQPADAFAGQISELESAGQTVVLVLRNDTVLGVLALQDTLRDDARSAISELNQIGVKGVILTGDNPRAAAAIAGELGLEFKAGLLPEDKVQAVTHLNQQSPLAMVGDGINDAPAMKAATMGIAMGSGTDVALETADAALTHNRLRGLVQMIQLARATHANIRQNIAIALGLKGIFLVTTLLGITGLWLAVLADTGATVLVTANALRLLRKG, from the coding sequence ATGTCGACACCCGATATCCGTGGCAAAAAGGTCCCACAATTCTCTTCTTTCAAGCCAGTGCCTGCGCCACAAAAGGTGGATGACTGCTGCTGCGAAGGAAGCTGCTCTACCCCACCGCCCGTATCCGATACCGTACAAGGTACCCGCTATTCCTGGAAAGTGGCGGGCATGGACTGTGCGGCCTGCGCCCGAAAAGTAGAGAATGCGGTCCGCCAGGTCAGCGGCGTCAACCAGGTCCAGGTTCTGTTCGCCACTGAAAAACTGGTAGTCGATGCCGGTTCCGATATCCGTCAGCAAGTTGAAAACGCGGTGCAGAAGGCAGGCTATACCCTGCGCGATGAGCACGCGTCGGACGCCGCTCCCGAGTCACGCTTTAAAGAGAACCTGCCGCTGATTTCGCTGATTATCATGATGGCGATTAGTTGGGGGCTGGAGCAGTTCAATCACCCCTTTGGTCAGATAGCGTTTATCGCCACCACGCTGGTTGGTCTGTATCCCATTGCCCTTCAGGCTCTGCGCCTGATGAAAACCGGCAGCTACTTTGCCATTGAAACGTTGATGAGCGTGGCCGCCATTGGCGCACTGTTTATCGGCGCTACGGCGGAAGCCGCCATGGTGCTGTTGCTGTTTTTAATTGGCGAACGCCTGGAAGGATGGGCCGCCAGCCGCGCCCGCAAAGGGGTCAGCGCGCTGATGGCGCTCAAACCGGAAACCGCCACACGCTTGCGTAACGGCGAGCGCGAAGAGGTGGCTATCAATACTCTCCGGCCTGGCGATGTTATTGAAGTTGCCGCAGGTGGACGTTTACCTGCCGACGGCAAACTGGTCTCTGGTTTTGCCAGCTTTGATGAAAGCGCCCTGACCGGCGAATCGATCCCCGTTGAACGCGCCACCGGCGAGAAAGTCCCGGCCGGCGCCACCAGCGTGGACCGTCTTGTAACGCTGGAAGTACTCTCCGAGCCGGGTGCCAGCGCCATTGATCGTATTCTGAAGCTGATTGAAGAAGCGGAAGAACGCCGTGCCCCCATTGAGCGCTTTATTGACCGTTTCAGCCGGATTTACACCCCGGCCATTATGGCGGTTGCGCTGCTGGTCACCCTCGTACCGCCGCTGCTATTTGCCGCATCCTGGCAGGAGTGGATTTACAAAGGACTGACGCTGCTGCTGATTGGCTGTCCTTGCGCTCTGGTGATTTCAACACCCGCAGCCATTACTTCTGGTCTTGCCGCCGCGGCGCGTCGTGGCGCGTTAATCAAAGGCGGGGCCGCGCTGGAACAGTTGGGTAAAGTCACGCAGGTGGCGTTTGATAAAACCGGCACCCTGACCGTCGGTAAACCACGCGTCACGGCGATTCATCCGGCAAGCGGTATTGGTGAGGCTGAACTGCTGGCGTTGGCAGCGGCTGTAGAGCAGGGCGCGACGCACCCGCTGGCACAAGCGATTGTTCGGGAAGCACAAACGCGCGAGCTGACTATTCCTGTCGCAAAAGAGCAACGGGCGCTGGTTGGCTCTGGAATTGAAGCGCTGGTCAACGGCGAACGCGTGCTGATTTGCGCGGCCGGTAAGCAGCCTGCCGATGCCTTTGCCGGACAGATAAGCGAGCTGGAAAGCGCGGGCCAAACGGTAGTGCTGGTGCTGCGTAACGATACCGTTCTCGGCGTGCTGGCCCTACAGGACACGCTGCGAGACGACGCTCGCAGCGCCATCAGCGAGCTTAATCAGATTGGCGTGAAAGGGGTGATCCTGACCGGTGATAACCCACGTGCGGCCGCCGCCATTGCCGGTGAACTGGGCCTCGAATTCAAAGCGGGTCTTTTGCCGGAAGATAAGGTACAGGCCGTTACCCATCTTAACCAACAGTCGCCGCTGGCGATGGTCGGCGACGGCATCAACGACGCTCCGGCAATGAAAGCGGCCACAATGGGTATTGCGATGGGAAGCGGGACCGACGTCGCGCTGGAGACCGCCGATGCCGCCCTGACCCACAACCGTCTGCGTGGTCTGGTGCAAATGATTCAGCTGGCGCGCGCCACCCACGCCAATATTCGCCAGAACATTGCGATTGCGCTGGGCCTGAAGGGGATTTTTCTCGTTACCACGCTGCTCGGGATAACCGGGCTGTGGCTGGCGGTGCTGGCCGATACGGGGGCGACGGTACTGGTGACCGCTAACGCGCTGCGGTTATTGCGTAAAGGATAA
- the livJ gene encoding branched chain amino acid ABC transporter substrate-binding protein LivJ translates to MNMKGKALLAGCIALSLSNMAFAKDIKVAVVGAMSGPVAQYGDQEFTGAEQAIADINAKGGVKGDKLVMVKYDDACDPKQAVAVANKVVNDGIKYVIGHLCSSSTQPASDIYEDEGILMITPAATAPELTARGYNLVLRTTGLDSDQGPTAAKYIVDKVKPKRIAIVHDKQQYGEGLARSVQDNLKKANADVVFFDGITAGEKDFSTLVARLKKENIDFVYYGGYHPEMGQILRQARAAGLKTQFMGPEGVANVSLSNIAGESAEGLLVTKPKNYDQVPANKPIVDAIKAKKQDPSGAFVWTTYAALQSLQAGLNQSDDPAEIAKYLKANSVETVMGPLSWDAKGDLKGFEFGVFDWHANGTATDAK, encoded by the coding sequence ATGAATATGAAGGGTAAAGCGTTATTGGCAGGATGTATCGCCCTGTCTTTGAGCAATATGGCGTTTGCTAAGGATATTAAAGTGGCCGTTGTCGGCGCGATGTCCGGTCCGGTAGCGCAGTATGGCGATCAGGAATTTACTGGCGCAGAGCAGGCGATCGCAGATATCAACGCCAAGGGCGGCGTGAAGGGTGACAAACTGGTCATGGTGAAATATGACGATGCCTGTGACCCGAAACAAGCGGTAGCGGTTGCTAACAAAGTGGTCAACGACGGGATTAAATACGTTATTGGTCACCTGTGCTCTTCTTCCACTCAGCCTGCATCAGACATCTATGAAGACGAAGGTATTCTGATGATCACCCCAGCGGCAACGGCGCCAGAACTGACCGCGCGCGGCTATAATCTGGTGTTGCGTACCACCGGTCTCGATTCCGATCAGGGCCCAACTGCGGCGAAATATATCGTCGATAAAGTGAAACCGAAGCGCATTGCCATCGTTCACGACAAACAGCAGTACGGCGAAGGCCTGGCGCGCTCCGTGCAGGACAACCTCAAGAAAGCCAACGCTGATGTGGTGTTCTTCGACGGTATCACCGCCGGCGAAAAAGATTTCTCTACGCTGGTGGCGCGTCTGAAGAAAGAAAATATTGATTTCGTTTACTACGGTGGTTACCACCCGGAAATGGGGCAGATTCTGCGTCAGGCGCGCGCTGCTGGCCTGAAAACCCAGTTTATGGGACCGGAAGGGGTAGCGAACGTATCGCTGTCTAACATCGCGGGCGAGTCTGCGGAAGGTTTACTGGTGACGAAACCGAAGAACTACGATCAGGTTCCGGCGAACAAACCCATCGTAGATGCTATTAAAGCCAAGAAACAGGATCCGAGCGGCGCATTCGTCTGGACCACCTACGCCGCGCTGCAATCCTTGCAGGCCGGCCTGAACCAGTCTGACGATCCGGCTGAAATTGCCAAATACCTGAAAGCAAACTCAGTGGAAACCGTAATGGGGCCGCTGTCATGGGATGCGAAGGGCGATCTGAAAGGCTTCGAGTTCGGCGTGTTTGACTGGCACGCAAACGGGACGGCGACAGACGCCAAGTAA
- a CDS encoding lysoplasmalogenase gives MLWSFIAVCLSAWLFVDASYRGPAWQRWVFKPLTLLLLALLAWQAPMFNAISYLVLAGLLASLLGDALTLLPRQRLLYAVGAFFLSHLLYTIYFASQMTLSFFWPLPLVLVVMGALLIAVIWTRLEELRVAICTFIGITLMMVWMAGELWFFRPTAPALSAFMGASLLFIGNIVWLGSHYRRRFRADNAIAAACYFAGHFLIVRSLYL, from the coding sequence ATGCTTTGGTCGTTTATCGCTGTCTGTCTTTCCGCATGGTTGTTCGTGGATGCTTCCTATCGTGGGCCTGCATGGCAACGCTGGGTCTTTAAGCCCCTGACATTGCTGCTCCTGGCGCTGCTGGCCTGGCAGGCGCCAATGTTTAACGCTATCAGCTATCTGGTACTGGCTGGCCTGCTTGCCTCACTGCTGGGTGATGCGCTTACGCTGTTACCGCGCCAACGCCTGCTGTACGCCGTGGGAGCATTCTTCCTGTCGCATCTGCTGTATACCATCTACTTCGCCAGCCAAATGACGCTGTCGTTTTTCTGGCCTCTGCCGTTGGTGCTGGTCGTAATGGGGGCGTTGCTGATTGCCGTGATCTGGACGCGTCTGGAAGAGCTGCGTGTCGCTATCTGCACCTTTATCGGCATCACGCTGATGATGGTCTGGATGGCCGGAGAGCTGTGGTTCTTCCGCCCGACCGCGCCGGCGCTGTCGGCATTTATGGGCGCATCGCTCCTGTTCATCGGCAACATTGTCTGGCTGGGTAGCCATTATCGTCGCCGCTTCCGCGCCGATAACGCAATTGCCGCCGCCTGCTACTTCGCCGGACATTTCCTGATTGTTCGTTCGTTGTATCTTTAA
- the panM gene encoding aspartate 1-decarboxylase autocleavage activator PanM, whose translation MKLTIVRLDNFSDQDQIDLGKIWPEYSASSLSVDETHRIYAARFNERLLGAVRVTLSGTQGALDSLRVRDITRRRGVGQYLIEEVIQENPDVSSWWMADVGVEDRSVMATFMQALGFTAQENGWEKR comes from the coding sequence ATGAAGCTGACCATCGTTCGTTTAGATAACTTTAGCGACCAGGACCAGATTGATCTGGGTAAAATCTGGCCGGAATATTCCGCCTCATCGTTAAGCGTAGATGAAACGCACCGGATTTACGCCGCGCGCTTTAACGAGCGTCTGTTAGGCGCAGTTCGCGTAACCCTGAGCGGCACACAAGGCGCGCTGGATTCATTGCGCGTGCGCGATATCACCCGCCGTCGCGGCGTCGGGCAGTATTTGATCGAAGAAGTGATCCAGGAAAACCCTGACGTGAGTTCATGGTGGATGGCCGACGTCGGCGTTGAAGACCGCAGCGTGATGGCCACGTTTATGCAGGCGTTAGGGTTTACAGCCCAGGAGAATGGCTGGGAGAAGCGCTAA
- a CDS encoding DUF2500 domain-containing protein has protein sequence MSKPPLFFIIIIILIVVAASFRFVQQRREKADNDAAPLVQKQVVVSNKREKPLNDRRSRQQEVSPAGTSMRYEASFKPQSGGLEQTFRLDARQYHALTVGDKGTLSYKGSRFIDFTAER, from the coding sequence ATGAGCAAACCACCACTTTTTTTCATTATTATCATTATCTTAATCGTTGTCGCCGCGTCGTTTCGTTTTGTCCAGCAGCGGCGTGAAAAAGCCGATAATGATGCGGCGCCGCTGGTGCAAAAGCAGGTGGTGGTGAGTAACAAACGGGAAAAACCGCTTAACGATCGGCGATCCCGTCAGCAGGAAGTGAGCCCGGCAGGAACCAGCATGCGCTATGAAGCCAGCTTTAAGCCACAAAGCGGCGGCCTCGAGCAAACCTTTCGTTTGGACGCCCGCCAGTACCATGCGTTAACGGTTGGGGATAAAGGCACGCTGAGTTACAAAGGTTCGCGTTTTATTGATTTTACGGCTGAACGCTAA
- the ftsE gene encoding cell division ATP-binding protein FtsE: protein MIRFEHVSKAYLGGRQALQGVTFHMQPGEMAFLTGHSGAGKSTLLKLICGIERPSAGKIYFSGHDISRLKNREVPFLRRQIGMIFQDHHLLMDRTVFDNVAIPLIIAGASGDDIRRRVSAALDKVGLLDKAKNFPIQLSGGEQQRVGIARAVVNKPAVLLADEPTGNLDDALSEGILRLFEEFNRVGVTVLMATHDIGLISRRSYRQMVLSDGHLHGGLAHE, encoded by the coding sequence ATGATTCGCTTTGAACATGTCAGCAAGGCCTATCTCGGTGGGAGACAAGCGCTGCAGGGAGTGACCTTCCATATGCAGCCTGGCGAGATGGCGTTTCTGACCGGCCACTCCGGCGCGGGGAAAAGTACCCTGCTGAAGCTGATTTGTGGAATTGAACGGCCCAGCGCCGGGAAAATCTACTTCAGCGGGCATGACATCAGCCGTTTGAAAAACCGTGAAGTGCCGTTTCTGCGTCGTCAGATTGGCATGATTTTTCAGGATCACCACCTGTTGATGGACCGAACCGTGTTTGACAACGTGGCAATCCCGCTGATCATCGCGGGCGCCAGCGGGGACGATATTCGTCGTCGCGTGTCAGCGGCGCTGGATAAAGTCGGGCTACTGGACAAAGCGAAAAACTTCCCGATTCAGCTCTCCGGCGGTGAACAACAGCGCGTGGGCATCGCTCGTGCGGTGGTGAACAAACCTGCGGTACTGCTGGCGGACGAACCAACGGGGAACCTGGATGACGCGCTGTCAGAAGGGATCCTTCGCCTGTTCGAAGAGTTTAACCGCGTCGGGGTCACGGTATTAATGGCCACGCACGATATTGGCCTGATCTCCCGTCGCTCCTATCGCCAAATGGTTCTGAGCGATGGACATCTGCATGGAGGCCTGGCGCATGAATAG